From the Winogradskyella forsetii genome, the window TACTATTTGGGGAATTCGTCAAACATATCATCGACAAATTCTGATATCGCCTCTGATTCATTTTGTTGAAATATAAGATCTGATGCTTTTCCTTCCCAGACCACATTTTTACTATCTGTGTCCACTAGTTTTAAGAGTAACATGCCTTCCTTATATTTATTGACATCCGTTTCATAACCTACTAATTCAGTGTAGTTATAGTAATTATTGAAGTAATAACTTTGATAATAAGGACTTACAGGATACCTTCTATTATAATATCGAGGATATGTGGCATAAACTGGATCTTGATCCACCGTCTTTTCAATATCTGTGGATGTACTCAGCAATACCAACAAATCTGGATTGTTCCTTTCTATAGTATAACCTTGATTCTTCATGTTTTGATTGACACTTTCAATTACGGACATTCCTACATTGTTGTCATTTTCGAATTTCTCAAAGTCATCAAAGTTACTGTTAGGGAGATAAGCAAACGTTTTATAATTGCTCAAATCTGTTGTACCCATTTTTTCCGTTGTTATTTTTGGCCCACATGCAAAAAGGGTAGTTATTAGAGCTAAGGCCATTATTTTTAAAGTCTTCATATACATCTTTTTTATGTTCCCTAATAACTTAAATGATATTGGTCTAAAACATGTTCTGTTTTAAAGATTTTCTTAACGCAGATGCATATTTGGTGGTTAAAATGGTGTTAAGGGTAAGATAACGGTTTGAAAATTGGGCTAATCTTTAAGAAACTTAATATTCCGTTCCAAACCAGAAAATTTGGTTCGTTTTACCGCCGATTTTTGAAAGACTTTTTTAAAGGTATCTTCTGTAATCTCCTCCCAATCTTTTTTGGTCATATCCAAAAGTTCGGGATGTGGATTGAATAAGGGTTCGTTGTGCGGTTTGGAAAAGCGGTTCCAAGGGCAAACGTCTTGGCAGATGTCGCAACCAAACATCCAATCGTTAAATTGACCTTTAAATTCTGTTGGAATATTTTCTTTGAGTTCTATGGTAAAGTACGAAATACATTTACTGCCATCTACCACATAAGGTTCTGTGATGGCTTCTGTTGGGCAGGCGTCTATACAAGCTGTACATGTACCGCAATGGTCGGTCACTGGTGTATCGTAGTCTAATTCTAAATCGATAATCAATTCGGCTATAAAATAGAAAGAACCAACTTGTTGCGTTAATAGGTTGGAGTGTTTACCTATCCAGCCTAAACCCGATTTTGCAGCCCAAGCCTTATCCAAGACTGGTGCCGAATCTACAAAAGCACGACCATGAACCTCGCCAATTTCATCTTGTATAAAATGCAGAAGCGATTTTAATTTGTCCTTAATAACGAAATGATAATCTGTTCCATAAGCATATTTTGATAACTTATAAGAGTCTTCAATCTGAACTTCTGAAGGGTAATAATTCAACAATAAAGACACTACGCTTTTTGAACCTTCCACCAATAAAGTGGGATCCAAACGCTTATCGAAATGGTTTTCCATATAACGCATTTCGCCATTCATATTCTTGTTTAACCACGCCTCTAATCTTGGAGCTTCTTCTTCAAGAAACTCTGCTTTGCTAATACCACAAGATAAAAAGCCGAGGCGTTTGGCTTCGGCTTTAATAAGTTCAGTGTATTGCTGTTTATTATTCACAGCGTAAAGTTACTATTATTTAATTGTCTTGATTTTGATTTTTTTCTCATTAAATCCTGCTTCACTTTTGTTCAATAATTAAAGCTCCTGTCGCTGCTTTAACTGAGTATCTCACTGCTTTTTCATTTTCATTCATTTCGGTGTCCATAATAGCATTTGTCTTTGATTCAATATCTTCATTTTCATATCCAGCTTTAGCTGTTACGATCCAAGCTGAAGCTTCAAGTTCACCATAGGCTTTTACTGATGAGGATAGCTCTTTTGAATTAGTAACTGCCTTGGACGCTCCTGTTTTAGTTGAAGAGATCACCTCAAATTCTTTGCTTGCAAAAGAAATATTAAAAAGAAGTTCTTTGTTTTCAGGAAGTTTAAAATGTATGGTATTGGAGACAAACTGAATACTATCTACTATAGATGTATTTGTATAAATATTTCGAGGCTCCTCAGCTGGATTATAAGTAATCATAATAGTCCCTGATTCTCCAGGTTGCATATTTAGAATTTCTGTTGTTCTAACGTTGCCTGCACCGAGAAATAAATTTGACATATATGTAAAATCACCACTTCTAGTAACTTCTATAGAGACTGAAATCTCTCCTGTTAATGGCTTATCATTTAGATCATTGATTGTAAATGCAAAAGCAACTTCATTGTGTTGGTTTTCTTGCGCATTCAATTGGCTAGCATACATAAATAGTATGGTTCCAAATATTAGCATGATTTTTTGTTTCATAATTGTTTAATTTAGGTTTATATTTAATTTTTAAGTTCTTTAACCAGAGCTTCTATACTATCACTAAATTCATTTAGCTCAAAATTTTGAGGGTCGTCATGTCCATTTTTAAATCCTTGATCTAAAACGGCATGATAAGCTGGGATTAACCAATTCCCCGATCTTGCAGAAGCACAGATGTATAATAAAGCTAGTTTATCGTATTGCTCTTGTGTAAATCCAGGGTCTGGAGATACGACGTCATTATCTTTCCATTTTCCTTCTTTCGATTTTCTAGGTTGTACCAATTCTATGTGTATAAACAACCCTCTTGAAATTGCTTTATCCAACACTTTATTTTCAAATCCGGTTGCTCTCCATGGAACAGAGAAATCAATTGGAAAGAAAATTTTTCCAGTTCGACCAATAAATGCATGTGGGCCTTTTCTTATTTCCCCTTTTTTATATTTCCATCTTACTTCAACATCATTTTGTTCCCATGTATCATCATTAATATTTTTTGGAAAATCTTTATTTTTAAAATTAGGTGTGCTTGTATCATGTATTACAAAATATTTAGCACTTGTACCTTTTTTATTTCTTGATAAAGAGTCTTGAATAGAACCTCCTATATTAGAATAATCCATATCATTATCTTGTAAGTACATATCAATCTCTCCTATAGATAATACTTCTATTGGATCATTCATGAGCATTGTAATAAATTGAGGCAGCTCTGGGTCATTTTTATCAAGTATTCCCATTGGTTTCACTTTATGCAATAGGTATTCTGCTTGTGAAAGCTTTGACCCAAAGAATTTTTGGTTTTCTATAGAGAATTCTTTTATTGCTTGAGACTGGCTATAACTAGTCGTTATAAAAAGTACTAAAATGAGTTTTATAATTATTTTCATGATACTATTTTTAAATTTAATTTTTTAAACTGTTATTTTTAAACATGCTTTCTTGCAGAATTATATTCTCATCCATATTGGTGAAGATGTTTTTTTTTATAATGTCTCGTTGTCCAAATTCATAGTATGCGGTACCTGATACTATGATTTTATAATCATCTGAATATTTCACAAATTCTAGGGCTTTCTTTGAACCATTGACAGAATGTGACGAGAACCGTTCTGGCTGATAAAATACTGTCCTATCTTCAAACAAAAATGCTAAGGTTATTTCAATATAATTTAAAGCACCTTCTCCTGGAGGCTCTAAAACCGGCCATAAATTGCTCGTTATTAAAATAGTATCCGTGACCGTCATTGCATTAATTTCAATGACACTAAACTCATTTAGCAAATCAGTAAAATCCAACTGTTTTAAAATCTTTTCTGGAATTTCGAGAGAAATTGTTTGAACACCTTCTTTTTGACCTTGATTGTCTTTATAGTATAAATCAAAAGTATTATTAGTCTGTAGGAATAGTTTTATCAAGCTTAAATTTTCATCGGGAAGGTCAATCTCAAAACGCAAAATTTGATTACTAATCGGTAGTATTCTACCTATGGTTTCACCATTTGCTTTTAAAGGTTGTTCACTAAATGATATTACCTTTTTTGGTGGATTATTTTCTAAAATCACCCCCTTTTCATTTAATACTTGATTTGCCTCAGCAAATTTTATAGCATCGTATCCCAACTTCGTTTCAATAGTTACTGACATTTTTGAATCGCCGGTAGCTTTGTAGTATAAATTGCCTAATTTATTCTGCTCTCCAGTATTAGGATCTTTAACTGGCATAAGGGTCGCCTTTGAAGGGATGGCATAATATTTAAAAGGTGTATTTGGCAATTTATCTACATCACCATCTACCAAAACATCGAGATTATTAATAGTTCTATGGATATCCATTTTATCAATATCATACTTGGTCTCGAAGTTATTACACATCGTATGGAAGACTTCTGAATAAGAATTGTCATTAACTAAGTCGGGAGTACTAACTCTACCTTTATAGGTTTGAAATTTTGCTAATAAATCATCTTTAGACCAACTATCAATTTTAGGGTTTTGTAAATCAGTATATATTTGAATCATAAATGTTATCATGAGCCTATTCATTAAAAGTTTCTCATTTTTAGCAAACGGATCGATATAAGCCTCAACATTTGTATCAGTTTTCCAAATAAAAGGAAGCTCTGTATTGAGCTCCGTTGCTGTTAAATCCTTATAAGGTGACTTTAAAAAGAATTTATCCGCAGAGAAAACGAAATCAGCCTTATTTTCCACAGAATAAATCTTTATTGGACTCTCGTAAATGATACAGTTAGCAATAATCTTAATATAACCTCTATTACGTCTTTGAATATTCATAAAACCGAAGCTATCAGGAGATATCTGTAAAGTATCTATTACTATAATATGATCTGTGTTCGCAATATCCGTTTCTGGATAACCATACTTATTGTAACCTGCAAAACTCAAGTTTAATAGATTAATATTCTTGAGGTAATAGACGTTAGTTTTTCCGAGAGCACCTTTCATTTCCAATTTATCGCCTTTAGATTTTACATGAATTCCACTTTTTGAAATCCATTCGGGATGCTCTTCAATTTTTTCTACCTCAAATGCTTTTTTAGGAATTGTTGTGGAGTGTCGTGCCGCTTCACTGTAAATTTTATACTTGGGAAAATTTACACGGTATAATGTGTCCCCATTCTTTTTTTTTAACTGAGCGAATTTTATCTTTTCGTCAACCTTTTGACGTTCCCAATGTCCTATAGTTGTACTTGATGTATAAACCCAAACGAATTTATCTGATCTAAACATAACTTTACGAGTGAATGGCGTATTTGTATTCATTACTCTAATAGGCAGTTTACTAATAACCTTTGTCTCGTTTTTTAATACTGCTCTTTTATCTTTTGCTTTTTGGGCCAACAAAGTGA encodes:
- a CDS encoding DUF4136 domain-containing protein; translated protein: MKTLKIMALALITTLFACGPKITTEKMGTTDLSNYKTFAYLPNSNFDDFEKFENDNNVGMSVIESVNQNMKNQGYTIERNNPDLLVLLSTSTDIEKTVDQDPVYATYPRYYNRRYPVSPYYQSYYFNNYYNYTELVGYETDVNKYKEGMLLLKLVDTDSKNVVWEGKASDLIFQQNESEAISEFVDDMFDEFPK
- a CDS encoding peptidoglycan recognition protein family protein, yielding MKIIIKLILVLFITTSYSQSQAIKEFSIENQKFFGSKLSQAEYLLHKVKPMGILDKNDPELPQFITMLMNDPIEVLSIGEIDMYLQDNDMDYSNIGGSIQDSLSRNKKGTSAKYFVIHDTSTPNFKNKDFPKNINDDTWEQNDVEVRWKYKKGEIRKGPHAFIGRTGKIFFPIDFSVPWRATGFENKVLDKAISRGLFIHIELVQPRKSKEGKWKDNDVVSPDPGFTQEQYDKLALLYICASARSGNWLIPAYHAVLDQGFKNGHDDPQNFELNEFSDSIEALVKELKN
- the queG gene encoding tRNA epoxyqueuosine(34) reductase QueG, whose protein sequence is MNNKQQYTELIKAEAKRLGFLSCGISKAEFLEEEAPRLEAWLNKNMNGEMRYMENHFDKRLDPTLLVEGSKSVVSLLLNYYPSEVQIEDSYKLSKYAYGTDYHFVIKDKLKSLLHFIQDEIGEVHGRAFVDSAPVLDKAWAAKSGLGWIGKHSNLLTQQVGSFYFIAELIIDLELDYDTPVTDHCGTCTACIDACPTEAITEPYVVDGSKCISYFTIELKENIPTEFKGQFNDWMFGCDICQDVCPWNRFSKPHNEPLFNPHPELLDMTKKDWEEITEDTFKKVFQKSAVKRTKFSGLERNIKFLKD